The following coding sequences lie in one Chelmon rostratus isolate fCheRos1 chromosome 2, fCheRos1.pri, whole genome shotgun sequence genomic window:
- the setmar gene encoding histone-lysine N-methyltransferase SETMAR: MNMDRGGVDLSNGLENVPVLIEAGSGALTFPQFQYSPDNIQGPGCTIDPSEVTLPGCCCLSHSCFTESCSCLQTHGQPYNSTGTLLNLTRTGSGYCSPVFECNVLCTCSDACSTRVVQRGLRLRLEVYSTKNRGWGVRTLEGIPQGTFVCEYAGEVISFEEARRRQLAQRSEENNYIIAVREHAGKGSVTETFVDPAVVGNVGRFLNHSCQPNLFMQPVRAHSVVPRLALFAGRDIDALEELTFDYSGGYENQHPVGLQSPQSDAAIQASRTDGLQRKECHCGSTNCVQFLPLDLSILN, translated from the exons ATGAATATGGACAGAGGCGGCGTGGATTTGAGCAACGGTCTCGAAAATGTCCCTGTTTTAATTGAGGCGGGTTCAGGTGCACTGACATTTCCTCAGTTTCAG taTTCCCCAGATAATATTCAGGGACCAGGATGCACTATTGACCCCAGTGAAGTCACCCTTCCTGGATGCTGCTGCCTTTCCCACTCCTGCTTCACTGAGAGCTGCTCCTGCCTGCAGACACATGGGCAGCCATACAACAGCACCGGCACACTGCTGAACCTTACCAGAACAGGCTCTGGTTACTGCTCACCTGTGTTTGAGTGCAATGTCCTCTGCACCTGCAGTGATGCCTGCTCTACCCGGGTGGTGCAGAGAGGACTAAGGCTCAGGCTGGAGGTTTACAGCACCAAGAACAGGGGCTGGGGAGTGCGGACACTGGAGGGAATCCCTCAGGGGACCTTTGTGTGCGAGTATGCAGGAGAGGTGATCAGTTTTGAGGAGGCCAGACGCAGACAGCTCGCTCAGAGATCTGAGGAAAATAACTACATCATTGCTGTAAGGGAGCATGCAGGTAAGGGCTCCGTCACTGAGACGTTTGTGGACCCTGCCGTGGTGGGAAACGTAGGCCGCTTTCTCAACCACTCCTGCCAGCCCAACTTGTTCATGCAGCCAGTCCGTGCGCACTCTGTGGTTCCTAGACTGGCGCTGTTTGCTGGAAGGGACATCGATGCACTAGAGGAGCTGACGTTTGACTACTCAGGAGGATACGAAAACCAACATCCTGTAGGGCTGCAGTCCCCTCAAAGCGATGCTGCCATACAGGCCAGTAGGACAGATGGACTCCAGAGGAAAGAGTGCCACTGTGGTTCCACCAACTGTGTTCAGTTCCTTCCACTGGATTTGTCTATTCTCAACTGA